The nucleotide window GCGCAATAATATTTACAGTAGCACCCCAGTCAGGTGCTTCTTTGTTTGCCCGACAGGGCGTTGGAGGTTGTGTGGCTGTTGAGCAGAATGAGCTGGACCGGATTGCCGGACTGGATGCGGAGCAGCGCTTCGATTATTTGATTGGTCGGGTGGTTGAAACCGGAGAGCTGTGGATCCTGACGGATGAGCATGGCAGTGTAATGCTGAATACCGATGATGAGGATTGTGTGCCGGTGTGGCCTGATTTGGCGTTTGCAGAGCAGTGGGCAACCGGCGAGTGGTCTGAGTGTGAGGCGATGTCAATCACGCTTAAACAGTGGAATCACCGCTGGACTCCGGGTCTGGAAGATGATGGCTTTGCAGTCGTCGTTTTCCCGCTGCCGGATGGCGGAGAGGATGAAGATGGCTTGGTGGTCTGGCCGGAGGAGCTTGATATGATGCTCACCCGGGAGGTAAAACGCTCGCGGAAAAAATAATCTGGACTGTCGGTTGGTGTGCTGAATAATTGAAATTACTCAGGCAATAAAAAACGGAGCATCTTAATGCTCCGTTTTTGTTATTCAGCTGGCGATATCATTACCAGCATGCCAAATAGCGGGTGATCAAGGTAGTGTAACTCGTTTCTGCGCATCCGCCGGGCGCTTTCCATCTCTACGGTGATAAAATCCGGTATGCGGGTCTGAGTCAGGTAGCGGTTGCCATTGGTGCTGCTGTCTTGTAGTTGCGTGACTGGCATTCCGGTGATGGTCTCAGGGCTTGTTTCAGTATTGGTTGTAAGAGTCGGGCCGGGTGAGGGCTTT belongs to Amphritea atlantica and includes:
- a CDS encoding DUF2750 domain-containing protein; the protein is MAVEQNELDRIAGLDAEQRFDYLIGRVVETGELWILTDEHGSVMLNTDDEDCVPVWPDLAFAEQWATGEWSECEAMSITLKQWNHRWTPGLEDDGFAVVVFPLPDGGEDEDGLVVWPEELDMMLTREVKRSRKK